A DNA window from Branchiostoma lanceolatum isolate klBraLanc5 chromosome 17, klBraLanc5.hap2, whole genome shotgun sequence contains the following coding sequences:
- the LOC136422470 gene encoding guanylate cyclase D-like, translating into MFLLLTVIGMVMVLLPLVPVPALGENFTLAVYSPSDCGDVLFSNLNEEAVRRAVEAVNNDTAFCPGLNVSYIMYYTGCSPAEGLSTFVATAGGELAADAFIGPVSTDICAPSAQLATAWNKAILSWGCLQSGLTQLPTFTRLVPSSSRVAEAVAEAMKFYSWMHAALVISAKPLWKELGDYIYKALKFAGLKVEVQLSVSSETTGTEMTDLLANITDIPDIKVIVLCTGSHMSNSLEESIVLNASHNLGFSSGRYAFISVDPLLNTAVARRFQAATDSTANHVEMHRSLLTLAPSPPSQLPGTTGERLRETRRMVQNEGLKLHELFAFSYLYDSVITMATALNNTVPDHRGSDGLINGTAITMRMREVKFEGLSGWVTFDQTGERMFDFALMQHPGDGRGPETLILLAASYLDSSTLQYQGVQQDGVLQTVLLPAPDPACKFEGHCEDPSSNNSIVVVGVLVGVFLTIVACVVSAVLFR; encoded by the exons ATGTTCCTTCTCCTAACCGTTATCGGCATGGTCATGGTCCTACTACCACTCGTCCCTGTGCCAGCGTTGGGTGAGAATTTTACCCTAGCCGTTTACTCGCCATCGGACTGTGGCGATGTTCTCTTTTCTAATCTAAACGAAGAGGCGGTCAGGCGGGCGGTTGAAGCTGTAAATAACGACACTGCGTTTTGCCCGGGGCTGAACGTGTCGTACATTATGTACTATACGGGGTGCTCTCCGGCTGAAGGACTGTCCACGTTTGTGGCAACAGCGGGAGGAGAGCTGGCAGCAGACGCTTTCATCGGACCCGTGTCTACCGACATCTGTGCACCCTCAGCTCAGCTAGCCACAGCCTGGAACAAAGCCATCTTGTCCTGGGGATGCCTACAGAGTGGACTGACGCAACTACCGACATTCACGAGGCTGGTTCCTTCGTCGAGCCGGGTTGCGGAGGCTGTTGCCGAGGCTATGAAGTTCTACTCCTGGATGCACGCTGCACTGGTCATCAGCGCGAAGCCACTGTGGAAAGAGTTGGGAGACTACATATACAAAGCACTGAAGTTCGCTGGGCTCAAAGTGGAAGTGCAACTTTCGGTAAGCAGCGAGACCACAGGCACAGAGATGACGGATTTGCTGGCGAACATCACGGACATTCCCGACATCAAGG TGATAGTTCTATGCACAGGATCGCACATGTCCAACAGTCTGGAGGAATCCATCGTCCTGAACGCATCGCACAACCTGGGATTTTCCTCGGGCCGGTACGCCTTCATTTCCGTGGACCCTTTACTGAACACTGCGGTTGCAAGGCGATTCCAAGCCGCCACGGACTCAACCGCAAACCACGTGGAAATGCATCGTTCATTGCTGACATTAGCACCAAGCCCGCCGTCCCAGCTGCCAGGAACAACTGGAGAAAGACTAAGAGAAACAAGGAGGATGGTACAAAATGAGGGTCTCAAACTCCACGAG TTGTTTGCATTCTCCTATTTGTATGATTCTGTGATCACCATGGCGACGGCGCTCAACAACACCGTTCCTGACCACCGCGGTTCGGACGGACTGATCAACGGCACCGCGATAACGATGCGCATGCGCGAGGTGAAGTTTGAGGGGTTGTCCGGGtgggtgacctttgaccagACGGGGGAACGGATGTTCGACTTCGCCCTGATGCAGCATCCGGGGGATGGCAGGGGTCCAGAAACGTTGATTCTG CTGGCAGCGTCATACCTGGATAGCAGTACCCTGCAATACCAAGGTGTTCAGCAAGATGGGGTTCTTCAGACTGTCCTTCTGCCTGCACCAGACCCAGCCTGCAAGTTTGAAGGACATTGTGAAGACCCATCAA GCAATAACAGCATTGTGGTGGTGGGTGTCCTGGTGGGGGTCTTCCTGACAATCGTGGCCTGTGTGGTCTCAGCAGTGCTCTTCAGGTGA
- the LOC136423638 gene encoding retinal guanylyl cyclase 2-like — translation MRLRDLGSNSRFMKVLKQMRDLHSENVNPFMGCYTEPGNQGIVTEHCSRGSLEDLIRNEEMQLDWVVKQSLLTDLVKGMKYLHSSPIQVHGRLNSRNCLIDGRFMLKISDYGLLDLLATQKESRKEHKETESRAKDLLWTAPELLRDPILKKAGTQKGDVYSFAIICQEIILRGPPFCMLSLSAEEIIAKVKKPPPLCRPSVTASSAPQDFINMMKQCWTESPDMRSDFNQLYEELKTINKGNKINIVDNMFKMLEQYSSNLEDMIQERTKALDEEKKKTEELLGQMLPSSVADNLKRGLPVKPEAFAETTIYFSDIVGFTTISAMSEPMQVVDLLNDLYTTFDDVIRNYDVYKVETIGDAYMVVSGLPVRNGNRHAGEIATMSLDILHASGKFTIRHMPDVPLRIRIGLHSGPVVAGVVGITMPRYCLFGDTVNTASRMESTGMPFRIHMSQSTMSILHQLGDYKYEPRGKVLLKGKGHMTSYWLTGKDNYNKELPDPGVDK, via the exons ATGCGTCTGCGTGATCTGGGGTCCAACAGCAGGTTCATGAAGGTGCTCAAACAG ATGCGAGATCTGCACAGTGAAAACGTGAACCCGTTCATGGGCTGCTACACAGAGCCTGGGAACCAGGGGATCGTCACTGAACACTGCTCCAGGGGCAGCTTAGAG GATCTGATTCGTAATGAAGAGATGCAGCTGGACTGGGTGGTGAAGCAGTCGTTATTGACAGATCTAGTGAAG GGCATGAAGTATCTCCACAGCAGTCCCATCCAGGTGCACGGGAGGCTGAACTCTCGCAACTGTCTGATTGACGGCCGCTTCATGCTGAAGATTTCCGACTATGGCTTACTTGATCTCCTGGCAACACAGAAGGAGAGCCGCAAGGAACATAAGGAAACAGAAAGCAGGGCGAAAG ACCTCCTGTGGACTGCCCCAGAGCTGCTGAGAGACCCTATCCTCAAGAAGGCAGGCACACAGAAGGGAGATGTGTACAGTTTCGCCATCATCTGTCAGGAGATCATCCTCAGGGGACCACCTTTCTGCATGCTCAGCCTCTCCGCAGAAG AGATCATAGCCAAGGTAAAGAAGCCCCCTCCGCTGTGCCGACCGTCAGTCACAGCCAGCTCCGCCCCCCAGGACTTCATCAACATGATGAAGCAGTGCTGGACGGAGTCACCCGACATGCGCTCAGATTTCAACCAGCTGTACGAAGAGCTCAAAACCATCAACAAG GGGAACAAGATCAACATCGTGGACAACATGTTCAAGATGCTGGAGCAGTACTCGTCTAACTTGGAGGACATGATTCAGGAGAGGACCAAGGCACTGGacgaggagaagaagaaaactgAGGAGCTGCTGGGTCAGATGCTGCCAAG TTCTGTGGCTGACAATCTGAAGCGAGGTCTGCCCGTGAAACCGGAGGCGTTTGCCGAGACGACCATCTACTTCAGCGACATCGTGGGCTTCACCACCATCTCAGCCATGTCGGAACCCATGCAGGTCGTCGACCTGCTGAATGACCTCTACACGACCTTTGACGATGTCATACGGAACTATGATGTCTATAAG GTTGAGACGATCGGAGATGCCTACATGGTTGTGTCGGGCCTGCCCGTTCGGAATGGGAACAGGCACGCGGGCGAGATCGCCACCATGTCCCTGGACATCCTCCACGCGTCGGGCAAGTTCACCATCAGACACATGCCGGACGTGCCACTCAGGATACGCATCGGCCTACACTCAG GACCAGTAGTGGCTGGGGTTGTTGGCATCACCATGCCAAGGTACTGTCTGTTTGGTGACACCGTCAACACAGCCTCCCGCATGGAATCTACTGGAATGC CCTTCCGGATCCACATGAGTCAGTCGACCATGTCCATCCTGCACCAGCTGGGGGATTATAAGTACGAGCCTAGGGGAAAAGTGCTGCTAAAG GGCAAAGGTCACATGACATCATACTGGTTGACAGGAAAGGACAACTACAACAAGGAGCTGCCTGACCCTGGGGTGGACAAGTGA
- the LOC136422614 gene encoding COP9 signalosome complex subunit 6-like, which produces MEVDEQGATAGAEEGTSRGVMAAPGTAGSVTVQLHPLVIMNVSEHWTRIRAQEGKAVQVLGALLGKQSGRNLEICNSFELMFDTIDGDIIIDRDYFGTKEEQFRQVFNELDFLGWYTTGDDPSEADRKVHRQVCEINESPILLKLNPMARHTDLPVSIYESVIDVVKGEATMLFVELQYTLATEEAERIGVDHVARMSNADTSDSSTVAEHLVAQHNAIKMLHCRVKIILEYIKDVQRGAVPRNHEIMREAYSLCHRLPVLDTPNFTGDFFNQCNDVSLMAYLGAITKGCNTINQFINKFSLLYDRPGMGRRMRGLFF; this is translated from the exons ATGGAGGTCGACGAGCAAGGTGCGACGGCAGGAGCTGAAGAAG GTACGTCCAGGGGTGTGATGGCAGCCCCTGGAACAGCGGGGAGTGTAACAGTCCAGTTGCACCCCCTGGTCATCATGAACGTTTCCGAACACTGGACCCGCATCAGGGCTCAGGAGGGCAAGGCTGTACAAG TTCTGGGCGCCTTGCTGGGGAAGCAGTCGGGCAGGAACCTGGAAATCTGTAACTCCTTCGAGCTGATGTTCGACACCATCGATGGGGACATCATCATAGACAGGGACTACTTTGGCACCAAGGAGGAACAAT TTCGCCAAGTGTTTAATGAGCTGGACTTCCTGGGCTGGTACACCACAGGGGACGACCCTTCTGAGGCCGACAGGAAAGTTCACAGACag GTTTGTGAGATAAACGAGAGCCCCATCCTGCTGAAACTCAACCCCATGGCTCGACACACAGAC CTCCCAGTCAGTATCTACGAGTCAGTGATTGACGTGGTGAAAGGCGAGGCGACCATGTTGTTTGTGGAGCTGCAGTACACGCTGGCTACGGAGGAGGCGGAGCGGATAGGAGTGGACCACGTGGCCAGGATGTCCAACGCTGACACCTCCGACAGCTCAACTG TTGCTGAACACCTGGTGGCCCAGCACAACGCCATCAAGATGTTACACTGTCGAGTCAAGATCATCCTGGAGTACATCAAGGATGTGCAAAGAG GAGCGGTACCACGTAACCACGAGATCATGCGAGAAGCGTACAGTCTGTGCCATCGGCTGCCTGTGCTGGACACACCAAACTTCACTGGAGATTTCTTTAAT CAATGTAATGACGTGAGCCTGATGGCCTACCTGGGTGCCATCACTAAAGGCTGCAACACCATCAACCAGTTCATCAACAAGTTCAGCCTGCTGTACGACAGACCAGGTATGGGCCGGCGCATGAGGGGGCTCTTCTTCT GA
- the LOC136422613 gene encoding protein starmaker-like → MQLLLVSLAVLQIYSWPRGGANAGPVEKEACPGGNCDSSYSFNNDDVLIRKQRYAMSGRGGPDGGQTDSDREDDSDGVQIETLEWDEGDHDGPHFHGQSDIYKSVLLQTDPEDGQPVQMPPLAGDDEPADEKPAKDLDKFKARSAPTTEDKAALEDSTTDEDRDNDDKEKTLMFEDSEDKESSQNKDVEPKKKKKKTGKRDHDDFSGLHFHRMSSLYKTVMTKGELEEEEEEVNGSEVKDQSNGKGQDDDLDVEDSKNGDEKDKDEENGPEDAEGPTDTTADENKDSVDKNKDDENGPEETEGPSETTADEDRDSVDEKLIDSLEDKESSQSKDVEPKKKRRKRDTEKRDHDDFSGLHFHRMSSLYKTVMTKGELEEEEEVKGSEVKGQSKDEGPDDEVDKDSDEHECTDENCPGCSSCQNEKPETSEDEAEEAPEDEDSGEDEGGEKSSEEDEGRATNSEDDEVVKETDQRTSAEEQLNGEENQNKEDEHKTEPVEDDMPINVKDYISRMLVKYRDERLVHSHTDDP, encoded by the exons ATGCAGTTGCTGCTGGTGTCGTTGGCAGTGCTGCAGATATATAGTTGGCCGCGAGGAGGCGCTAATGCAGGACCGGTTGAAAAAG AGGCCTGTCCAGGTGGAAACTGCGACTCGAGCTACAGTTTCAACAACGACGATGTTCTCATCCGCAAGCAGCGGTACGCCATGAGCGGCCGCGGGGGCCCGGACGGGGGCCAGACGGACTCGGACCGGGAGGATGACTCAGACGGGGTGCAGATAGAGACATTGGAGTGGGACGAAGGTGACCATGATGGACCTCACTTTCACGGCCAGTCAG aTATTTACAAATCAGTGCTGTTGCAAACCGACCCGGAAGACGGTCAGCCCGTGCAGATGCCCCCTCTAGCGGGAGATGACGAACCTGCAGATGAAAAACCAGCCAAAGATTTGGACAAGTTCAAGGCTCGCAGTGCCCCGACAACAGAAGACAAGGCAGCATTAGAAGATTCAACCACAGATGAAGACagagataatgatgataaagaaaaaacacTCATGTTTGAAGATTCAGAAGACAAGGAATCGTCCCAAAACAAGGATGTAGaaccaaagaaaaagaagaaaaaaacaggaaaaagaGACCATGATGATTTCAGTGGTCTCCATTTCCACAGGATGTCAAGCTTGTACAAGACTGTCATGACGAAGGGGGAActagaggaggaggaagaagaggtcAACGGGTCAGAGGTTAAAGATCAGAGTAATGGTAAAGGTCAAGATGATGACCTTGATGTTGAAGACAGCAAAAATGGAGATGAAAAGGACAAGGATGAAGAAAATGGCCCAGAAGATGCAGAGGGTCCTACAGACACCACTGCTGATGAAAATAAAGACTCAGTCGACAAGAATAAAGATGATGAAAATGGACCGGAAGAGACAGAAGGTCCTTCAGAAACCACTGCTGATGAAGACAGAGACTCTGTTGATGAAAAATTGATTGATAGTTTGGAAGACAAGGAATCGTCCCAAAGCAAAGATGTAGAACCGAAGAAAAAGAGACGTAAGAGAGACACAGAGAAAAGAGACCATGATGATTTCAGCGGTCTCCATTTCCACAGGATGTCAAGTTTATACAAGACTGTTATGACAAAGGGAGAAttagaagaggaagaagaggtcAAAGGGTCAGAAGTTAAAGGTCAGAGCAAAGATGAAGGTCCAGATGATGAAGTTGACAAAGATTCAGATGAACATGAGTGTACGGATGAAAACTGCCCCGGCTGCTCGTCTTGTCAAAACGAAAAGCCAGAAACCTCAGAGGATGAGGCAGAAGAGGCTCCAGAAGATGAAGATAGTGGGGAGGATGAGGGAGGAGAAAAGAGTAGTGAGGAGGATGAGGGACGAGCTACAAACAGTGAGGATGACGAAGTAGTCAAGGAGACTGACCAAAGAACTTCTGCTGAAGAACAACTCAATGGAGAAGAAAACCAGAACAAAGAAGATGAACACAAAACAGAACCCGTTGAGGATGATATGCCGATAAACGTGAAAGACTACATTTCCAGAATGTTGGTGAAGTATCGGGACGAGCGATTGGttcacagtcacacagacgACCCTTGA
- the LOC136422615 gene encoding acyl-coenzyme A thioesterase 9, mitochondrial-like: MHEQFIHPDCDIRMTGNVTWTGKTSMEVTMQLEQLRMEKWHQMLDACFVMVARDPINKGSAFVHPVVPETEEDKALFQLGESHKKQRKDQTLESLFRQPPTAEERQYIHDIFLSTLNSKSVSFRDRVKPDNTLWLEETILKNVIICHPENRNLYSKMFGGFLMRQAFELGWSNACLYCKSRPFIEAVDDIMFRGPVEVGSLLFMSSEVVYTKDQYLQVRVHAEVVDPKTGEHETTNIFHFTFSSPQPFPKVMPRTYAESMLYLSGKRHFESAVGK; encoded by the exons ATGCACGAGCAGTTTATCCATCCCGACTGTGACATTCGGATGACAGGGAATGTGACGTGGACGGGGAAAACTTCCATGGAAGTCACCATGCAACTAGAGCAG CTCCGTATGGAGAAGTGGCACCAAATGCTGGATGCCTGTTTTGTGATGGTGGCCAGGGATCCCATCAACAAAGG TTCCGCCTTCGTCCACCCGGTGGTGCCTGAAACTGAGGAGGACAAGGCACTGTTCCAACTGGGAGAAA GTCATAAGAAGCAGAGAAAGGACCAGACGTTGGAGTCACTCTTCAGACAACCCCCAACTGCTGAGGAGCGGCAGTACATCCACGACATATTCCTCAGCACTCTGAATTCCAA GTCTGTGAGTTTTCGCGACCGTGTGAAACCAGACAACACTCTTTGGCTGGAGGAAACGATACTGAAGAACGTCATCATCTGTCATCCAGAA AACAGAAACCTGTACAGTAAGATGTTTGGTGGATTCCTGATGAGACAGGCGTTTGAGCTGGGATGGTCCAACGCTTGTCTGTACTG CAAATCTCGTCCATTTATTGAGGCTGTTGATGACATCATGTTCCGGGGACCTGTGGAGGTCGGCTCACTGCTGTTCATGTCGTCTGAG GTGGTCTACACCAAAGATCAGTATCTGCAGGTCAGAGTTCATGCAGAGGTCGTTGACCCCAAGACAGGTGAACATGAGACGACCAACATCTTCCACTTCACCTTTAGCAGTCCCCAGCCTTTCCCCAAGGTCATGCCAAGGACATATGCAG AGTCCATGCTGTACTTGAGTGGGAAGAGGCACTTTGAATCAGCAGTAGGGAAGTAG